In Megalopta genalis isolate 19385.01 chromosome 14, iyMegGena1_principal, whole genome shotgun sequence, the following are encoded in one genomic region:
- the LOC117225783 gene encoding uncharacterized protein LOC117225783 encodes MACLKLYTVLLLAVIFAVASARPGYLGYGYGGGYGYPHHYGYRYPFYGGYGHGYGHGYGGFHHHGYGLGYGHYGGYY; translated from the exons ATGGCTTGCTTGAAACTC TACACGGTCCTGCTGCTGGCTGTAATCTTCGCTGTAGCGTCTGCGAGACCAGGATACCTGGGATACGGCTACGGTGGCGGCTACGGATATCCTCACCATTATGGCTACAGGTACCCGTTCTACGGTGGATATGGACACGGCTACGGACACGGCTACG GCGGCTTCCACCATCATGGCTACGGCCTTGGATACGGCCACTACGGTGGCTATTACTAA